In Populus alba chromosome 1, ASM523922v2, whole genome shotgun sequence, a single window of DNA contains:
- the LOC118036921 gene encoding major pollen allergen Ole e 10 produces MAGTTFSLPILPFLLILLLCNAGGMIKTANAQDKTWCVAKPSSTDAELSANLEFACGHVDCTTIQPNGPCFNPNTFINHASVAMNLYYSFHGRNLWNCDYQKSGLITKTDPSYGTCQYA; encoded by the exons ATGGCTGGAACAACATTCTCTCTTCCCATTCTCCCCTTCCTGCTGATACTTTTGCTCTGCAATGCTG GAGGGATGATCAAAACGGCTAACGCACAG GATAAAACCTGGTGTGTGGCAAAGCCATCATCAACTGATGCTGAACTGTCTGCAAATCTTGAATTTGCTTGTGGTCATGTTGATTGCACGACCATACAACCAAATGGACCCTGCTTCAACCCCAATACCTTCATAAATCATGCATCAGTTGCTATGAATCTTTACTACAGTTTCCATGGCAGAAACCTTTGGAATTGTGACTACCAGAAGTCTGGTCTCATTACTAAAACTGATCCAA GTTATGGGACCTGCCAATATGCTTAG